From one Planococcus citri chromosome 3, ihPlaCitr1.1, whole genome shotgun sequence genomic stretch:
- the LOC135841689 gene encoding E3 ubiquitin-protein ligase BRE1B-like, with protein sequence MENKEFKRRNKNLATQIEKQKRIENDLLCRISQLEKKQLEDDVMLCGINRYWKVLDENCRIFSKQFDAKCSMNMFDKFDSSADSFLIQLSTYDVEELNEKLEKRVQISKQNVKKLMLSLYKLITRTNTLKNFQKNGVKLKPQNIKRFQQNIKLRKKIITLHKDYYTFNLRMKTKQDVLTLKETENDEMKNRIDNLQYQNTKMKAATDEMEHNLAELMDEIKQLEDADDLNEAEAIERNSSPVDTIDKSGELEKEIEHQRQLSEQYLQELQIMNMKQQEAAKQVETLKIDACQLPEKVIIQSKKYKYLQSKFSILYNESSQLRLSWEEVQKQMQILKTSFNAAQETSERECLVQQKSMRQEMIKLDDTNGQLRKECRKLKMELEQSVAETNLFGSLNSEMKKLMSSMLDYCKQHESDIKRYKRKHEEIEEDIRFSKAMPPMKIKCDKLLQLVRYREFHRRRLKEKELLKEGSKEAYLKMPPPKELRSRDVTKELNGKDIKPLNDSKDLMNAKEMQHIKNILNSKDISYSKISPSKDKDLFNDFLHPKESSQNCTDDPLHKGTLHYSDLTLRKEMHFSKSYSKLTYSKEVQRSKELLKERYLRDCSKMKYKELFKDGDKEDVEKQVEVKNQIEFESNNSEETYVPKTTSKIPIKESVVNLDSDDSGHDEPKAKKLSENKSAVLSKEKSEEETDCTENQNSDKSEFLKPENKDQLEVKKATPPTKKDLIVRKLKYHLKKIMGEKKDLNLLLGMYKNMNKTDEERVKLMVSEQKLKTELDEVKRQMRRIEESRCDDRKDLVDVVMTRKIKYLLAKRRRLQKKIEEARDSLLCGEMEITGQVWDELQAQNTRLHQLLREKDDENLKLMTERVKSNQLYNLSKEENETMMQHINFNNEKIETKSEIIQKLEERELAYRNRLTFFEQELVIRKKACEVNKRKAVENAQTHANLKRQLEKYQKLSHEVQQQKIEKSALLESKMQKNNSLLEEISQLKKKLERMKKYESVGTLEAILAEELREYKNILTCPSCKVNTKDAVLIKCFHVYCLNCIKTRYETRQRKCPECCAPFGANDYHRLFLFN encoded by the exons ATGGAGAATAAagaattcaaaagaagaaataaaaatctcGCCACG caaattgaaaaacagaagcGCATCGAAAATGATTTATTATGCAGAATTTCACAACTCGAGAAAAAACAATTGGAAGATGATGTGATGCTGTGTGGTATCAATAGATATTGGAAAGTTTTAGAcgaaaattgcagaattttttccaaacaatttgATGCCAAGTGCTCGATGAACATGTTTGATAAAT TCGATAGCAGCGCCGATTCGTTTCTTATTCAATTGTCTACTTACGATGTGGAAGAACTTaatgaaaagttggaaaaaagagttcaaatttcaaaacaaaatgtgaaaaagttgatgCTGTCTTTATACAAATTAATCACAAGGACAAACACCTtgaagaactttcaaaaaaatggag TGAAACTAAAGcctcaaaatataaaaagatTCCAGCAGAACATCAAATTACGCAAGAAAATCATCACACTGCATAAAGACTACTACACTTTTAATTTGCGG atgaaaacaaaacaagacGTCTTAACTTTGAAAGAAACTGAAAACGACGAAATGAAGAATCGAATCGATAATTTGCAATATCAAAATACTAAAATGAAAGCAGCTACTGATGAGATGGAACACAATTTGGCGGAATTAATGGATGAAATAAAACAACTAGAAGATGCCGACGATTTAAACGAGGCTGAAGCTATCGAGCGAAATTCTTCGCCAGTCGATACAATCGATAAA TCTGGCGAACTCGAGAAAGAAATTGAGCATCAGAGACAACTTTCTGAACAATATTTACAAGAACTTCAGATTATGAACATGAAACAGCAAGAAGCTGCCAAACAAGTTGAAACGCTCAAAATAGAC GCGTGCCAATTACCTGAAAAAGTAATCATACAgtctaaaaaatataaatacctgCAATCGAAATTTTCCATCCTGTACAATGAATCTTCTCAATTGCGACTAAGCTGGGAAGAGGTGCAAAAAcaaatgcaaattttaaaaacatctttTAATGCTGCTCAAGAAACTTCCGAA cGCGAGTGCTTGGTACAACAGAAAAGCATGCGTCAAGAAATGATCAAATTAGATGACACGAATGGTCAACTTCGAAAAGAATGTcgtaaattgaaaatggaattagAACAATCGGTCGCAGAAACCAACCTATTTGGATCGCTgaattcagaaatgaaaaaattaatgagctCGATGTTAGATTACTGCAAACAACACGAAAGCGATATTAAAAGATACAAACGTAAACACGAAGAAATTGAGGAGGACATTCGATTCTCCAAAGCAATGCCtccgatgaaaataaaatgcgATAAATTACTGCAACTTGTTCGATATCGAGAATTTCATCGCAGACGACTCAAAGAAAAAGAACTCCTGAAAGAGGGATCCAAAGAGGCTTATTTGAAAATGCCTCCTCCGAAAGAACTTCGTTCCAGAGATGTTACCAAAGAATTGAACGGTAAAGATATCAAACCGCTCAACGATTCCAAGGATTTAATGAATGCCAAAGAAATGCAGCATATAAAAAATATACTGAATTCGAAAGATATCTCTTATTCTAAAATATCGCCATCCAAAGATAAAGAtttattcaatgattttttaCATCCGAAGGAGTCGTCCCAGAATTGTACAGACGATCCTCTGCACAAAGGTACGCTTCATTATAGCGATTTAACTCTTCGTAAAGAAATGCACTTTTCTAAATCTTACTCAAAACTTACCTACTCGAAAGAAGTTCAGCGATCTAAAGAATTACTCAAAGAAAGATATCTGCGAGATTGCTCAAAGATGAAGTACAAAGAACTATTCAAAGATGGCGATAAAGAGGATGTTGAGAAACAAGTCGAggtcaaaaatcaaatcgagTTCGAGTCTAATAATTCGGAAGAAACTTATGTACCCAAAACCACATCAAAAATTCCGATTAAAGAG agcGTCGTGAATTTGGATTCTGACGATTCAGGACACGACGAACCCAAAGCCAAAAAGCTGTCTGAAAATAAATCCGCGGTGTTATCTAAAGAAAAGTCTGAAGAAGAAACAGATTGTACGGAAAATCAAAACTCTGATAAATCAGAATTTCTGAAACCAGAAAACAAAGATCAGCTAGAGGTTAAAAAGGCTACACCACCTACTAAAAAAGATCTCATCGTTAGGAAACTGAAATATCACCTGAA aaaaattatgggTGAAAAAAAAGACTTGAATTTACTGCTGGGCAtgtataaaaatatgaataaaacgGACGAAGAAAGAGTGAAACTGATGGTTTCCGAGCAAAAGCTGAAAACTGAGTTGGATGAAGTGAAAAGACAAATGCGACGAATCGAG gAAAGCAGATGCGATGATAGGAAAGATTTAGTAGACGTTGTCATGACTCGTAAAATTAAATACCTCTTAGCGAAACGTAgaagacttcaaaaaaaaattgaagaagctaGAGAT TCTTTATTATGCGGAGAAATGGAAATCACTGGGCAAGTATGGGATGAATTACAAGCCCAGAATACTAGACTTCATCAACTTTTACGAGAAAAAGATGAcgagaatttgaaattaatgaCTGAACGTGTAAAATCTAATCAACTTTATAATCTCTccaaagaagaaaatgaaactaTGATGCAACAT ATTAACTTCAATAAcgagaaaattgaaacgaaaagtgagattattcaaaaattagaagagAGAGAATTGGCATACAGAAATCGACTGACGTTTTTTGAACAAGAACTAGTTATACGCAAAAAAGCTTGCGAAGTGAATAAACGTAAAGCCGTGGAAAATGCGCAGACACACGCGAATCTCAAAAGACAACTCG aaaaatatcaaaaattatcccacgaagttcaacaacaaaaaattgagaaaagtgcTCTACTTGAAtctaaaatgcagaaaaataatAGTTTATTG GAGGAAATATCCCAGCTGAAAAAGAAACTGGAACGAATGAAGAAGTACGAATCTGTTGGAACCTTAGAGGCGATATTGGCCGAAGAACTGCGcgaatataaaaatattctGACATGTCCCTCCTGTAAAGTTAATACAAAGGACGCCGTATTAATCAAATGTTTTCACGTTTATTGTTTGAATTGCATTAAAACTAGGTATGAAACTCGCCAGCGTAAGTGTCCCGAATGCTGCGCTCCATTTGGAGCCAATGATTATCATCgtctatttttattcaattaa
- the Irbp18 gene encoding CCAAT/enhancer-binding protein gamma, which translates to MAPKNKETGTRQAKSKSVRNMNLSNDAESSEDDYRKKRDKNNQAVKKSRVKSRMRTQETMERVQKLKTENDMLEEKIKILSKELGFLKDLFLAHAGSSQNVNIEGVDLESLLSDTTSIIGSDHKNN; encoded by the exons ATGGCGcccaaaaataaagaaacgGGTACTCGGCAGGCGAAAAGCAAATCAGTGCGGAATATGAACTTGTCTAACGATGCAGAAAGCAGTGAAGATGATTATCGTAAAAAACGAGACAAAAACAATCAA GCTGTCAAGAAAAGTAGAGTAAAAAGTCGTATGCGCACTCAAGAAACCATGGAACGAGTACAGaagctgaaaactgaaaacgatATGTTGgaagagaaaattaaaatattaagtAAAGAATTGGGTTTCTTGAAAGATTTGTTTCTAGCACACGCAG GTTCCTCTCAAAACGTCAATATTGAAGGAGTTGACTTGGAATCTTTACTAAGCGATACAACCTCTATCATCGGCTCGGatcacaaaaataattaa
- the LOC135841690 gene encoding uncharacterized protein LOC135841690, which yields MRKILEQELNSIISEEGFAFDENSIGNTSSEASHCSFLSNNLCDRTPVKRSTELSSEQVPKMQKNMSNIGFNSDISIFHMLCQVMESIQRLETKVDEIQNVLTDLTERPGVKTCTHSDINTTIKNICQNKRKILKEESPASDDKTVTWRSGLGLPVATVSDVESVNQKLNNVDYLNEFRTLLRHCSSRGIGLNEKLKLILKEALGNEIGGLYNLTGTCGKRSIEKTELFNAIQNYIMEIYGATNETRRAVKLVFHRFLKNQQDRITKAAKCKIMESTIAAFESSNRENTMNDPVERNSVETVKADRNIRSVPDRSNCDSTQKTTEKKPFHRNYYNETFCNELPLKRQINDLEGHMVEEMNRNVESSNFDQNLNKCLLYDTAWISNNNNNSSNNNYASARLVSGENPLLEGEHFFKIENGDEEQMNIEDNLGNEHTLRKKSLK from the exons ATGAGAAAAATCCTTGAACAAGAGTTGAATTCCATCATTTCAGAAGAAGGAtttgcttttgatgaaaatagcATAGGAAACACATCGTCTGAAGCGTCACATTGTAGCTTCTTATCGAATAATTTATGTGATAGAACACCTGTTAAGCGTTCTACAGAACTGTCCAGCGAAcaagtaccaaaaatgcaaaagaaTATGAGTAATATTGGGTTCAACAGTGATATTAGTATTTTTCACATGCTATGCCAAGTTATGGAAAGTATTCAACGTTTAGAAACCAAAGTTG ATGAAATACAGAACGTGTTGACTGATTTAACCGAACGTCCTGGAGTGAAAACGTGTACGCATAGCGATATAAATAccacaataaaaaatatttgccaaaataaaagaaaaattctgaaagaagaaAGTCCAGCTTCCGATGATAAAACGGTCACTTGGCGAAGCGGTCTTGGATTACCGGTTGCTACTGTCAGTGATGTTGAATCTGTTAATCAGAAATTGAATAATGTTGATTATCTCAATGAATTT AGAACGTTATTACGACATTGCAGTTCCAGAGGAATCGGTCTgaacgagaaattgaaattgatactAAAGGAAGCTCTGGGTAACGAAATAGGAGGATTATACAATCTCACTGGCACGTGCGGTAAACGAAGTATcgaaaaaactgaacttttcaACGCTATTCAAA ACTACATTATGGAAATTTATGGCGCTACAAATGAAACTCGGCGAGCTGTGAAGTTGGTGTTccacagatttttgaaaaatcagcaaGATCGTATTACAAAAGCTGCGAAATGTAAAATCATGGAATCAACTATTGCCGCATTTGAATCTTCCAACAGAGAAAATACTATGAATGACCCAG TGGAACGGAACAGCGTAGAAACTGTAAAAGCAGATCGTAATATTAGATCGGTTCCTGATCGAAGTAATTGTGATTCAACTCAGaaaacgacagaaaaaaaaccttttcatCGTAATTATTACAACGAAACATTTTGCAACGAGTTACCACTGAAACGACAAATAAATGATTTAGAGGGTCAC ATGGTTGAAGAAATGAATAGAAACGTTGAAAGTTCTAATTTTGATCAGAATCTGAACAAATGTCTACTGTACGACACAGCATGGATCAgtaataacaataataacaGTAGTAATAATAACTATGCCAGTGCTCGCCTTGTTTCTGGTGAAAATCCGTTATTAGAG ggggaacatttttttaaaattgaaaatggtgaCGAAGAACAAATGAATATTGAAGATAATTTAGGCAATGAACACACTTTGCGTAAAAAGTCTCTGAAATGA
- the LOC135839293 gene encoding arylalkylamine N-acetyltransferase 1-like, whose product MENNLEIISPITEEHYDEIILHLRNNFFADEPLNKSVKLCEHGDKHEDLEKHSLQTLQDNLSVMIVDKDANKVIGVALNGIQNAGDIQTEKEKLNQANDEKYKNIFTFLYGINQDLDLFCKYRVDRIFECRILSVDQNYRGQGLAKQLLQKSLEIAEEQGFKLFKQDATSFYTQKIAENMGFVTIFELRYKAHRNEDGEPIFKTSEPHKFLKVMIKVLE is encoded by the exons atggaaaataatttagaaattaTTAGTCCAATCACCGAAGAACATTACGATGAAATCATACTACACTTGAGGAATAATTTCTTCGCTGATGAGCCGCTGAATAAATCAGTGAAATTATGTGAACATGGTGATAAACATGAAGACTTGGAAAAACATAGTTTACAAACGTTACAAGACAATCTTTCAGTAATGATAGTGGATAAAGATGCTAATAAG GTCATCGGCGTAGCTTTAAATGGAATCCAAAACGCAGGTGATATTcaaacagaaaaagaaaaattgaatcaagcCAACGatgaaaagtataaaaatatttttacttttttatacgGAATTAATCAAGATCTTGATCTATTCTGCAAGTATCGCGTCGACCGTATTTTCGAATGCAGAATATTATCTGTCGATCAAAATTACAGAGGACAAGGTTTAGCTAAACAGCTTCTCCAAAAAAGCTTGGAAATTGCCGAAGAACAAGGTTTTAAG TTATTCAAGCAAGATGCTACCAGTTTCTACAcgcaaaaaattgctgaaaatatgGGATTCGTTACGATATTTGAACTTCGTTACAAAGCTCATCGAAACGAAGATGGAGAaccgattttcaaaacttcagaaCCTCATAAATTTCTGAAAGTTATGATTAAAGTATTGGAGTGA
- the LOC135839292 gene encoding V-type proton ATPase subunit D-like — translation MSARSDKLAIFPSRGAQTLMKGRLKGAQKGHSLLKKKADALQMRFRMILGKIVQTKTLMGEVMKEAAFSLAEAKFTTGDFNQVVLQNVTKAQIKIRTKKDNVAGVTLPVFESYQDGTDTYELAGLARGGQQLAKLKKNYQTAVKLLVELASLQTSFVTLDEVIKITNRRVNAIEHVIIPRIERTLAYIISELDELEREEFYRLKKIQDKKRIAKKKLEDARQLRKANEAAAELEASNMLDEGDEDLLF, via the exons ATGTCCGCTCGAAGTGACAAACTGGCCATCTTCCCATCTCGAGG GGCTCAGACTTTGATGAAAGGTCGTCTAAAGGGTGCTCAGAAAGGTCACagtttattgaagaaaaaagccGACGCTCTTCAAATGAGATTCAGAATGATTCTAGGAAAAATAGTCCAA ACGAAAACTCTAATGGGTGAAGTAATGAAAGAAGCTGCATTTTCTCTAGCAGAAGCTAAATTCACTACTGGTGACTTTAATCAAGTTGTTTTACAAAATGTTACAAAAGCCCAAATTAAAATACGTACCAAGAAAGATAACGTAGCTG GCGTTACTCTACCTGTATTCGAAAGTTATCAAGATGGTACAGATACGTATGAATTAGCTGGTTTAGCTCGTGGTGGTCAGCAGTTAGCCAAGCTTAAGAAGAATTACCAAACTGCTGTTAAATTACTGGTTGAGTTAGCATCATTGCAAACTTCTTTTGTAACCTTAGATGAAGTTATCAAAATCACCAATCGTCGTGTAAATGCTATTGAACATG TTATCATTCCAAGAATTGAAAGAACCCTCGCTTATATTATTTCCGAATTAGATGAATTAGAACGTGAAGAATTCTATAG ATTAAAGAAAATCCAAGACAAAAAAcgtattgcgaaaaaaaaattagaagatgCTCGTCAATTGAGAAAAGCAAACGAAGCAGCAGCAGAATTGGAAGCATCAAATATGCTTGACGAAGGAGACGAAGATTTACTATTCTAA
- the LOC135841448 gene encoding leucine-rich repeat-containing protein 58, giving the protein MYRYRHDSTSESSDNENHLSLNPIKTFDLSYTLLNAEDVRKHIDEFENSGERKCEYIDTVLLIHNSLEMVPFNVSKFNNLKRLDISNNHITSLPDFICSLPLSCLIAKNNRITNEGLPKSFRNFRNLKVINLSGNNLSRFPEQCLENDSVEFLYLGSNNIIDLPKEIDRLYRLKILCLGGNYLTEIPSTVGSLDNLQGLILSDNALETLPSSIANLKNLKSLLLHKNRLRMLPTEIIALKCLTELSLRENPLVVNFVSDMQHNPPSLLELSGRTIKLHNIEIPEGELPATLEQYLKSAHRCVNPKCKGVFFDNRVEHIKFVDFCGKYRVPLLQYLCSSKCVVNNAALQGSYTDNAMMRKVLLG; this is encoded by the exons ATGTACCGATACCGACACGATTCTACGTCTGAAAGCAGTGATAATGAAAACCACCTATCACTAAATCCGATCAAAACCTTTGACTTATCGTATACGCTTCTGAACGCCGAAGATGTACGTAAGCATAtcgacgaatttgaaaattccggCGAAAGAAAATGCGAATACATAGATACCGTTTTACTTATACACAATTCTTTGGAAATGGTGCCATTCAATGTTTCGAAGTTCAATAACTTGAAAAGATTGGATATTAGCAATAATCACATTACTTCGTTACCAGATTTCATATGTTCTTTACCGCTGTCTTGCTTAATAgccaaaaataatcgaattacCAACGAAGGATTACCGAAGTCATTccgaaattttagaaatttaaaagtgATAAATTTGAGTGGTAACAATTTATCACGATTTCCAGAACAATGTTTAGAAAACGATTCCGTTGAATTTTTATACTTGGGAAGCAATAATATTATAGATTTGCCGAAGGAAATTGATagattatatag GCTAAAGATATTATGCTTGGGAGGGAACTACTTGACAGAAATACCTTCAACTGTCGGAAGTTTAGATAATTTACAGGGTTTAATTCTAAGCGATAACGCTTTGGAAACGTTACCATCTTCGatcgcaaatttaaaaaatttgaagtcatTGTTACTGCATAAAAATCGATTGCGGATGTTACCAACGGAAATTATTGCCCTAAAATGTTTGACTGAG TTGAGCTTACGTGAAAATCCGCTGGTCGTCAATTTTGTCAGCGATATGCAACATAACCCTCCGTCACTCTTGGAATTATCAGGAAGAACGATTAAACTACATAATATTGAGATACCAGAAGGCGAACTTCCAGCTACATTGGAACAGTatttgaaaagtgcacatcGTTGCGTCAATCCGAAATGCAAAG GTGTCTTTTTCGATAATCGAGTTGAGCATATAAAATTTGTGGATTTTTGTGGAAAGTATCGAGTACCGTTATTGCAATATTTGTGTTCTTCCAAATGTGTGGTAAATAATGCAGCTCTTCAGGGAAGTTACACTGACAACGCCATGATGCGTAAAGTTTTACTCggttaa
- the LOC135841444 gene encoding glycerol-3-phosphate acyltransferase 1, mitochondrial-like, whose protein sequence is MDHSKELYGFPTSVNLKYFASNFQEKQREAKQKEKELANAAVEKEVLKIKESPWKIFTGNKSISSTAEIKNIEEEFVDNYYLDLLKLDYLLTTKGIRSHNFKLFRLLFQCNLPIEHVSKTPSTSDKPGVLNSVFRAAHAVTYGVKNKIENIGKRCVLFVRSAIFVGYGLKLGHNVQRLIVPLKDTSVLRDTKKSEIPNVYLLKKHSGYDLMFVMLSVFWSDLRIPIVFFNENSKIWKFSIFEKLMFTLIAWKNTLVIGRSNDYEGLRIQLEPILKRKCDVLFCLEDDHEEDFELLGRIMENMVNTSAIPDVLLTTVNFSYEAAFDDAVENTLLSNQKLSFNGSSFNYYFKTNLGLVRAKFGTPVSVKDVIESFGGNVLQKVTARLNWELSKSEILMSTNLVSFILLTKYRDGGKLNDLIKEVDHFKNELNYRRKLVGFTGNARSIVNHAINMLDKKIAVVQINNEYVIKPVLRLPDVLGLSRLSHSALNYFVLDASMMTCLAILFRTKLEGIFKGGDDLAFNYTELVDRIEQLCEILQFEFNFNNPVLPLSSDIANVIFNYIEAEYFVKNEKLLTDEEKWGHRLAKHLESDDEDDDYRNNRGDTYTVHFDSTGVLFSKIMFYKKSLHPILESYLVTVEHLKSLTNKHVIHSELTKQILAKLKQSFEKDQLEYPESVSLEFVRNSIKLMEKWNVLENYAVDGIKVLFLSKEYINERSLCDIEYKLRSFL, encoded by the exons ATGGATCATAGTAAAGAACTGTATGGATTTCCAACTTCGGTAAATCTGAAGTATTTCGCctccaattttcaagaaaaacaacGAGAAGCAAAACAGAAAGAGAAGGAATTAGCTAACGCTGCGGTCGAAAAAGAagtattgaaaatcaaagaaagcccttggaaaatttttaccgGTAACAAAAGTATAAGCTCTACtgcagaaataaaaaatatcgaa GAGGAGTTTGTTGATAATTACTATTTGGACTTGTTGAAGCTAGATTACTTACTGACAACCAAAGGAATTCGGTCACATAATTTCAAGCTCTTTCGATTGTTATTCCAATGTAACTTACCGATTGAACATGTTTCGAAG ACGCCTTCAACCTCTGATAAACCTGGTGTTTTAAATAGCGTCTTTCGAGCAGCTCACGCGGTTACTTATGGTGtaaagaataaaattgaaaatattggtaaacGATGTGTTTTATTCGTGCGCAG CGCAATATTTGTCGGCTATGGTCTCAAGTTGGGCCATAATGTTCAAAGATTAATTGTTCCTCTGAAAGATACCAGCGTTCTTCGCGACActaaaaaatccgaaattcctAATGTGTACCTTCTCAAGAAACATTCGGGTTACGATCTCATGTTCGTTATGCTCTCAGTATTTTGGAGTGACTTACGGATACCGATCgtgtttttcaatgaaaacagCAAAATATGGAAATT ctcgatttttgaaaaactcatgtTCACGTTAATTGCTTGGAAAAATACGCTTGTTATCGGTCGTAGCAACGATTACGAAGGATTACGGATTCAACTAGAACcgattttaaaaagaaaatgtgACGTTCTTTTCTGCCTTGAAGATGATCATGAAGAAG attttgaactgCTCGGTCGAATAATGGAAAACATGGTCAACACATCTGCCATTCCAGATGTTTTATTAACGACCGTCAATTTCAGCTACGAAGCTGCGTTCGATGACGCAGTTGAAAATACGTTGCTTTCAAATCAAAAGTTGTCTTTCAATGGCTCATCTTTCAACTATTACTTTAAAACCAACTTGGGGCTGGTGAGAGCCAAGTTTGGAACTCCTGTTTCTGTTAAA gacGTTATTGAATCTTTTGGAGGGAATGTGTTGCAAAAAGTAACTGCTCGTCTCAATTGGG AACTTTCCAAATCTGAAATACTTATGAGCACAAATTTGGTATCTTTCATATTGCTGACCAAATATCGCGATGGTGGGAAATTGAATGATTTAATTAAAGAAGTTgaccatttcaaaaatgaactgaatTATCGGAGAAAGCTCGTTGGATTTACTGGCAATGCACGTAGTATAGTTAATCATGCC ATTAATAtgcttgataaaaaaattgccgTGGTACAAATCAATAACGAGTATGTAATTAAGCCTGTTTTACGTTTACCGGATGTTCTTGGATTATCTCGTTTAAGTCACAGCGCCTTAAATTATTTTGTATTGGACGCATCCATga tgACGTGCCTCGCAATTTTATTCAGGACAAAACTAGAAGGGATATTCAAAGGTGGCGATGATCTGGCTTTTAATTACACTGAATTAGTCGACAGAATTGAGCAACTGTGTGAAATTCTGCAattcgaatttaatttcaataatccTGTTTTACCATTATCCAGTGACATCGCTAACGTTATATTCAACTATATTGAAGCggaatattttgtgaaaaatgag AAATTGTTGACTGATGAAGAAAAATGGGGGCACAGACTTGCCAAACATTTAGAAAGTGATGACGAAGATGATGATTACAGGAATAACCGTGGAGATACATATACG GTGCATTTCGATAGTACTGGcgttttattttccaaaatcatgttttacaaaaagtcactGCATCCGATACTCGAGTCTTATTTAGTTACTGTAGAACACTTGAAATCATTGACTAACAAACATGTGATTCATTCAGAATTGACCAAGCAGATTCTCGCGAAATTAAAACAATCTTTCGAGAAAGATCAACTGGAATATC CTGAAAGTGTCTCGTTGGAATTTGTACGCAACAGCATCAAATTGATGGAAAAGTGGAATGTTCTTGAAAATTATGCCGTAGATGGAATAAAGGTACTGTTTTTATCCAAAGAGTACATTAATGAACGAAGTCTCTGTGATATTGAGTACAAGCTGAGAAGTTTTCTGTAG
- the LOC135841449 gene encoding death-associated protein 1 isoform X2, with amino-acid sequence MSSENECKLKAGHPPAVKAGKMRITQHKPSHESTTCSVVEENILKVPTDSPKSASVSGAPVHGHSDYTAEAVQKFHEKPLPTHCARGSSGIKPNIQQPRK; translated from the exons ATGAGTTCGGAAAATGAATGTAAACTTAAAGCTGGCCATCCTCCTGCTG TTAAAGCAGGTAAAATGAGGATCACTCAACATAAGCCTTCACATGAAAGTACTACCTGTAGTGTCGTCGAAGAAAATATTCTAAAAGTGCCCACTGA CTCACCGAAATCCGCTTCTGTATCTGGTGCTCCTGTTCACGGTCATTCAGATTATACTGCCGAGGCCGTACAAAAATTCCACGAGAAGCCGTTACCAACTCACTGTGCCAGAGGTTCTTCAGGTATCAAACCAAATATCCAACAACCAAGAAAATAG